One stretch of Pseudoalteromonas shioyasakiensis DNA includes these proteins:
- a CDS encoding electron transport complex subunit E, translated as MSQVRTLFKDGMWANNPALVQLLGLCPLLAVTSTITNALGLGLATLLVLVGSNVTVSIVRNWVPKDIRIPVFVMIIAGFVTIVQLMMNAYTFGLYQSLGIFIPLIVTNCAIIGRAEAFASKNTVPLSAFDGLMMGLGFMLVLVVLGAMRELIGQGTLFDGADLLLGPWAASLRIEVFSFDNQFLLAILPPGAFLGLGLLIAAKNVIDTQIKSKQVVTPEVEKGPRARVTSLT; from the coding sequence ATGAGCCAAGTTAGAACCTTGTTTAAAGATGGTATGTGGGCCAATAACCCTGCCCTTGTTCAGTTATTAGGCTTGTGCCCGCTACTTGCCGTTACATCAACGATTACCAATGCGTTAGGCCTTGGATTAGCGACTTTATTGGTACTGGTTGGCTCTAACGTAACCGTATCGATAGTACGTAACTGGGTGCCTAAAGATATTCGTATCCCTGTTTTTGTGATGATCATCGCAGGCTTTGTAACCATTGTGCAGCTGATGATGAATGCCTATACATTTGGGCTTTACCAATCACTGGGGATTTTTATTCCGCTTATTGTTACTAACTGTGCCATTATCGGTCGCGCAGAAGCATTCGCCTCTAAAAATACCGTGCCACTTTCAGCCTTTGACGGACTGATGATGGGTCTTGGTTTTATGCTAGTTTTAGTGGTATTAGGGGCGATGCGAGAGCTTATTGGCCAAGGTACGCTATTTGATGGCGCCGATTTACTATTAGGGCCGTGGGCTGCTTCACTTCGTATTGAAGTATTCAGTTTTGATAACCAATTTTTATTAGCTATCTTACCTCCGGGTGCCTTTTTGGGACTTGGTTTATTGATTGCTGCAAAAAATGTCATTGATACACAAATAAAATCTAAGCAAGTTGTTACTCCAGAAGTAGAAAAAGGCCCAAGAGCCCGAGTAACGAGTTTAACTTAA
- the rsxG gene encoding electron transport complex subunit RsxG: MILSSMTKNGAILTAFALITTGTVALTHNLTAERIEEQEKQQLAEQLQQVLDAHHYDNQLYKDCVVITDERLGPRPEQVIYRAYKDNKPYALVMRHVTPSGYSGDINLLTAVFANGEIAGVRVTKHEETPGLGDKVEIKKSDWITLFKGQNVLGEDDNRWAVKKDGGQFDQFTGATITPRAVVGSVKQAVLFAQAEFDNLFAAPNICQGAK, from the coding sequence ATGATCCTTTCCTCAATGACTAAAAATGGTGCTATTCTTACTGCGTTTGCGCTCATTACCACAGGCACTGTAGCCCTTACTCATAACTTGACTGCTGAGCGTATTGAAGAGCAAGAAAAGCAACAACTTGCAGAACAACTGCAACAAGTACTTGATGCTCATCATTACGACAATCAGCTCTATAAAGATTGTGTTGTGATCACCGATGAGCGCTTAGGTCCACGCCCAGAGCAAGTTATTTACCGCGCCTACAAAGACAATAAGCCTTATGCTTTAGTGATGCGCCATGTAACACCAAGTGGTTATAGCGGCGATATCAACTTATTAACAGCAGTTTTTGCCAATGGCGAAATAGCCGGTGTCCGTGTGACTAAACACGAAGAAACGCCGGGTCTTGGCGATAAAGTCGAGATCAAGAAGTCTGACTGGATCACCCTTTTCAAAGGCCAAAATGTACTGGGTGAAGATGACAACCGCTGGGCTGTTAAAAAAGATGGCGGCCAGTTTGATCAATTCACCGGTGCTACGATCACACCCCGTGCTGTTGTCGGCTCAGTTAAACAAGCGGTACTTTTTGCCCAAGCTGAATTTGATAATCTGTTTGCTGCACCAAACATCTGTCAAGGAGCCAAGTAA
- the rsxD gene encoding electron transport complex subunit RsxD, protein MKLTMASSPHNHSHKSLSRLMMTVIAACIPGLIAQVYFFGTAVLIQLILALITVSAFEAAVLLLRKRKVWPTLSDGSAWLTGVLLALSIPPLAPWWIIVIGCMFAIVIVKQLYGGLGFNLFNPAMAAYVLLLVSFPVQMTSWLPVSDLLASPISFSQQLSVIFNGFTSAGFSVDQLRVAIDGTTMATPLDTVKTDVAHHLTVAESMSKPIFNDWFGLGWGWVNLGFLIGGLYLLKAKIINWHIPVSFLASIAVCSGIGYIAAPGTEPGVVFHLFSGATMLGAFFIATDPVSASTTNKGRLIYGALIGLLVYLIRTFGGYPDAVAFSVLLLNMAVPLIDYYTQPRTYGHGVK, encoded by the coding sequence ATGAAACTAACCATGGCGAGTTCGCCGCATAATCATAGCCATAAATCATTAAGTCGATTAATGATGACGGTGATTGCTGCGTGTATTCCTGGCTTAATTGCCCAAGTGTACTTTTTTGGCACAGCCGTTTTAATTCAGCTTATTCTCGCACTTATAACAGTAAGCGCCTTTGAAGCCGCTGTATTGCTTCTTCGTAAGCGCAAAGTTTGGCCAACACTCAGTGATGGCAGTGCTTGGTTAACGGGCGTATTACTGGCGTTGAGTATTCCACCTTTAGCGCCTTGGTGGATTATCGTAATTGGCTGTATGTTTGCAATTGTTATTGTAAAACAGCTTTATGGCGGCCTTGGCTTTAATTTATTTAACCCTGCTATGGCGGCTTATGTATTACTACTTGTATCGTTTCCGGTGCAAATGACTAGTTGGTTACCTGTGAGTGATTTACTTGCATCTCCGATTAGCTTCTCACAACAGCTGTCTGTTATTTTCAATGGCTTTACCAGCGCTGGGTTTAGTGTCGATCAATTACGTGTAGCAATTGATGGCACAACTATGGCAACACCGCTTGATACCGTTAAAACAGATGTCGCCCATCACCTAACGGTGGCTGAAAGCATGAGTAAACCAATTTTTAACGACTGGTTTGGTCTTGGCTGGGGCTGGGTTAACCTCGGCTTTTTAATCGGTGGTCTTTATTTATTAAAAGCTAAAATCATTAATTGGCATATCCCTGTTAGCTTTTTAGCCTCGATAGCCGTGTGCAGTGGTATAGGTTATATCGCCGCCCCTGGCACAGAACCAGGTGTGGTATTTCACTTATTCAGTGGTGCGACTATGTTAGGGGCATTTTTCATTGCCACGGATCCTGTTTCTGCATCAACAACTAATAAAGGGCGTTTAATCTACGGCGCGTTAATTGGTTTGCTTGTTTACTTAATTCGTACTTTTGGTGGTTACCCTGATGCAGTGGCATTTAGTGTATTGCTGTTAAATATGGCGGTGCCTTTAATTGATTACTACACGCAACCACGAACTTACGGCCATGGGGTGAAATAA
- the rsxC gene encoding electron transport complex subunit RsxC yields the protein MEKLIDQIKQGKVWPFPGGIHPPGQKQQSTKQAIARLPLPDKLVVSLKQHIGANGKLIVEKGQQVLKGQALTKPSGNWSVPVHAPTSGLISDICPMPSAHPSALPELSVIIEPDGEDKWCELRSVSDTKALSHDELVDIIHQSGISGMGGAGFPTYVKADIRKDIEFLIVNAVECEPYITADDMLMREHADGIIAGIELMQQLLNPQLTIIGIEDNKPEAIAAMKKAAEHNDSIMVQTVPTVYPSGGEKQLIKLLTGKEVPSGSIPADIGMLVQNVGTLFAVNQAVHEGKPLIERVVTVTGNTIHKQGNVWALLGTEIKHLLDCQGFSPVPQQRVVMGGPMMGFTLPTVRIGVVKTTNCILAPDHQELAEPGEEKACIRCSACADACPASLLPQQLQWFAKSKEYDKLNEHNLFDCIECGACAYVCPSEIPLVQYYRVAKAEIKEQQAEQIKAERAKERFEARKERLEREQEERQNRHKRKPAAKSDSEKQKVADALARVKTKSDDKESKSAVAAAIARAKAKKQGAELEPDNSEIAKERAARKEQARKYKEQKALEQGEEGVDKDDKKSAVAAAIARAKAKKAAQAKEDNAEVDSAPKDDKKAAVAAAIARAKAKKAAQAAENQTEAEEDSAPVDDKKAAVAAAIARAKAKKAAQSAKNQTEAEEDGAPVDDKKAAVAAAIARAKAKKAAKEQAQSDGSSEQTNDSSDEADAKPQSDATESREDKKKAAVAAAIARAKAKKAAKEQAQSDDYSEQINDSSDEADAKPQSDEPESSEDKKKAAVAAAIARAKAKKAAKEQAQSDNYSEQINDSSDEADAKPQSDEPESSEDKKKAAVARAIAKAKAKKLQQEGNDKS from the coding sequence ATGGAAAAGCTAATAGATCAAATTAAACAAGGTAAAGTGTGGCCATTTCCTGGAGGTATTCACCCACCGGGTCAAAAGCAGCAATCAACTAAGCAAGCAATCGCAAGACTACCACTACCTGACAAACTTGTTGTATCACTAAAACAACATATTGGCGCTAACGGCAAACTCATTGTTGAAAAAGGCCAACAGGTACTTAAAGGCCAAGCATTAACGAAACCAAGCGGGAATTGGTCAGTGCCAGTACACGCACCAACATCTGGGCTGATCAGCGATATTTGCCCAATGCCATCTGCTCACCCATCAGCGCTGCCAGAACTTAGCGTTATCATTGAACCTGATGGTGAAGATAAATGGTGCGAGCTTCGGTCTGTGTCTGATACCAAAGCACTTTCGCATGATGAGCTTGTGGATATTATTCATCAAAGCGGTATTTCAGGTATGGGCGGCGCTGGCTTCCCTACTTATGTCAAAGCAGATATACGTAAAGACATTGAGTTTTTAATTGTCAATGCCGTCGAATGTGAGCCATATATCACCGCTGATGACATGCTAATGCGCGAACATGCTGATGGTATTATCGCGGGCATTGAATTAATGCAGCAGCTGTTAAACCCGCAGCTCACAATTATTGGTATTGAAGATAATAAGCCAGAAGCCATTGCTGCTATGAAAAAAGCAGCTGAACATAACGACAGCATAATGGTACAAACAGTGCCAACGGTTTACCCTTCTGGCGGTGAAAAACAACTGATTAAATTGCTAACTGGCAAAGAAGTCCCGAGTGGCAGTATTCCAGCTGATATTGGTATGTTAGTGCAAAATGTCGGTACCTTGTTTGCAGTAAATCAAGCTGTGCATGAGGGTAAACCTCTGATTGAGCGTGTGGTGACTGTAACTGGTAACACCATTCATAAACAGGGTAACGTGTGGGCTTTACTGGGCACTGAAATTAAACATTTATTAGATTGCCAAGGTTTTTCACCAGTACCACAACAACGTGTTGTAATGGGCGGCCCGATGATGGGCTTTACCCTACCAACAGTGCGAATTGGTGTCGTTAAAACGACAAACTGTATTTTAGCGCCAGATCACCAAGAACTTGCTGAGCCGGGTGAGGAAAAAGCCTGTATTCGTTGTAGTGCCTGTGCTGACGCCTGCCCTGCTTCATTGTTACCGCAGCAATTACAATGGTTTGCTAAGTCTAAAGAATACGACAAACTCAACGAGCACAATTTATTCGATTGTATTGAATGTGGCGCCTGTGCTTATGTTTGCCCAAGCGAAATCCCACTCGTTCAGTACTATCGTGTTGCTAAAGCTGAAATCAAAGAGCAGCAAGCAGAGCAAATCAAAGCAGAGCGTGCAAAGGAGCGTTTTGAAGCACGTAAAGAACGTTTAGAGCGCGAACAAGAAGAACGTCAAAACCGCCACAAACGTAAGCCAGCTGCTAAGTCAGATAGCGAAAAACAAAAAGTGGCCGATGCACTAGCACGAGTTAAAACTAAATCTGATGACAAAGAGAGTAAATCAGCTGTCGCTGCTGCTATCGCGCGTGCTAAAGCGAAAAAGCAGGGTGCAGAGCTTGAGCCTGATAACTCTGAAATAGCTAAAGAGCGTGCTGCGCGTAAAGAACAAGCACGTAAATATAAAGAGCAAAAAGCACTAGAGCAAGGTGAAGAAGGCGTCGATAAAGACGATAAAAAGTCTGCTGTTGCTGCCGCTATTGCCCGCGCTAAAGCGAAAAAGGCCGCGCAAGCTAAAGAAGATAACGCAGAAGTAGACTCAGCACCAAAAGATGACAAAAAAGCAGCTGTTGCAGCTGCTATCGCTCGTGCAAAGGCGAAGAAAGCCGCTCAAGCTGCTGAAAACCAAACTGAAGCTGAAGAAGATAGCGCACCAGTTGATGACAAAAAGGCTGCCGTTGCTGCAGCCATAGCTCGCGCTAAAGCGAAAAAAGCCGCGCAATCTGCTAAAAACCAAACTGAAGCTGAAGAAGATGGCGCACCAGTTGATGATAAGAAAGCCGCTGTTGCTGCAGCCATAGCTCGCGCTAAAGCGAAAAAAGCCGCTAAAGAGCAAGCGCAGAGTGACGGTTCATCAGAGCAAACGAATGATTCAAGTGATGAGGCAGATGCCAAGCCGCAGTCTGATGCTACTGAATCTAGAGAAGACAAGAAAAAAGCCGCCGTTGCTGCAGCTATCGCTCGCGCCAAAGCGAAAAAAGCCGCTAAAGAGCAAGCGCAGAGTGACGATTATTCAGAGCAAATAAATGATTCAAGTGATGAGGCAGATGCCAAACCGCAATCTGATGAACCTGAGTCTAGCGAAGATAAGAAAAAAGCCGCCGTTGCTGCAGCTATCGCTCGCGCCAAAGCGAAAAAAGCCGCTAAAGAGCAAGCGCAGAGTGACAATTATTCAGAGCAAATAAATGATTCAAGTGATGAGGCAGATGCCAAACCGCAATCTGATGAACCTGAGTCTAGCGAAGATAAGAAAAAAGCAGCAGTCGCCCGTGCAATTGCAAAAGCTAAAGCTAAAAAGTTACAACAAGAAGGAAACGATAAGTCATGA
- the rsxB gene encoding electron transport complex subunit RsxB → MTLFYALIALGSLALIFGLILGFAAVRFRVESNPIVDQIDTILPQTQCGQCGYPGCRPYAEAIANGDEINKCPPGGEATVKKLADLMGVEAKPLAGGEQADPIKTVAYIREDECIGCTKCIQACPVDAIIGATRQMHTVLIDECTGCDLCVEPCPVDCIDMLPVKETKQTWKWQLNAIPVTQVD, encoded by the coding sequence ATGACCTTGTTTTATGCTTTGATAGCGTTAGGTTCATTAGCGCTAATATTTGGTTTAATTTTAGGTTTCGCTGCCGTGCGTTTTCGCGTAGAGAGCAACCCTATAGTTGACCAAATTGATACCATTTTACCGCAAACACAATGTGGCCAATGTGGTTACCCTGGCTGTCGCCCATATGCTGAAGCGATTGCCAACGGCGATGAAATAAATAAATGCCCACCAGGCGGCGAAGCAACTGTAAAAAAATTAGCTGATTTAATGGGTGTTGAAGCAAAACCACTTGCAGGCGGTGAGCAAGCTGATCCGATTAAAACAGTCGCCTATATTCGTGAAGATGAATGTATTGGCTGTACCAAATGTATTCAAGCCTGCCCTGTTGATGCCATTATCGGTGCAACGCGTCAAATGCATACCGTGTTAATTGATGAATGTACCGGTTGTGACTTATGTGTAGAACCCTGCCCTGTAGACTGTATTGATATGTTGCCCGTAAAAGAAACTAAACAAACCTGGAAATGGCAATTAAACGCAATCCCTGTGACTCAGGTAGATTAG
- the rsxA gene encoding electron transport complex subunit RsxA, producing MTEYVLLLIGTVLVNNFVLVQFLGLCPFMGVSGKLDTAIGMSLATTFVLTLASVTSYLVNHYILIPLDIEFLRTMSFILVIAVVVQFTEMVVRKTSPTLYRLLGIFLPLITTNCAVLGVALLNIKEDHSFLQSAVYGFGAAVGFSMVLILFAALRERLAAADVPAPFKGASIAMITAGLMSMAFMGFTGLVKF from the coding sequence ATGACAGAGTATGTCTTGTTATTGATTGGCACCGTGCTAGTCAACAACTTCGTTTTAGTTCAATTCTTAGGTTTATGCCCATTTATGGGCGTGTCGGGTAAGTTAGATACCGCGATTGGTATGTCCTTAGCCACAACCTTTGTACTTACACTTGCCTCCGTGACTAGTTATCTAGTAAATCATTATATTTTGATCCCGCTGGATATCGAGTTTTTGCGTACCATGAGCTTTATTTTGGTTATCGCTGTTGTCGTGCAATTTACTGAAATGGTGGTTAGAAAAACCAGCCCGACACTTTATCGCTTATTAGGGATTTTCTTACCGCTTATCACCACTAACTGTGCTGTATTAGGCGTTGCCCTACTTAATATCAAAGAAGACCACTCATTCTTGCAATCCGCTGTTTACGGCTTTGGTGCCGCAGTGGGCTTTTCTATGGTGTTAATACTGTTTGCTGCATTACGTGAACGCTTAGCTGCGGCTGATGTCCCTGCTCCTTTCAAGGGTGCTTCTATTGCGATGATCACTGCAGGCCTTATGTCGATGGCCTTTATGGGTTTTACAGGATTAGTGAAGTTTTAA
- a CDS encoding GGDEF domain-containing protein → MAGFKKLIFIQLISWLLFALLGGYFIALSFDSAVSDAQQKAQNVVSAYINTQTLDELAPEKIKHALADGSTFSKFVIRDQAGQVVSSVESSQPLPIFAEIVNATFNSIRPQFAVNQASDIKVEFTINAHNLASLLQQALFVVILISGLIALLPIIYMKSMFRRLNRKISTTVADIVDIYINQNQIDDDLEQSIDTTSLKKLSKDLIPSFNRLSHFLQTKHDDIQNNALNIKKEAYKDVVTNLGNRNMFVEYYEKNIENAEKSTFGSLAMVRCSELQAINQTRGYQKGDDYVKSVADIIKHISGTYTGSQVFRLNSSDFAVVLPNTPLKEAERFGDNLQSRFTQYQQNQELSSVANTGIVGYEKGKPLGELLSIVDNAMSMAQSKQANAWHVQRETDLVNNASAGFGNQNWRKVINEVIETKRVHLVMQNIMPIGKSVKAYAEIQVRFKTAENQMLPTASFLAMTEKLEMAMEIDRLIIDTSLEKIKTRNFSEKFFGINVTASSAHNDQFVIWLERRLLKDSNIASKLIFEVSEFGLQQNIKASKRFIDMVHRVGARITVERFGVGLTSFKFFRDLKPDFIKMDASYTRGLEEDKNNQYFMRLMVDLAHRIGVSVFAEGVESQEEKHIIETLCLDGVQGYYIEKPKDI, encoded by the coding sequence ATGGCTGGCTTTAAAAAACTTATATTTATACAACTCATATCTTGGCTGCTTTTTGCTTTATTAGGTGGTTATTTTATTGCCCTTAGTTTCGACAGTGCTGTCAGTGATGCTCAGCAAAAAGCACAAAATGTTGTTAGTGCTTATATAAATACTCAGACATTAGATGAACTAGCACCAGAAAAAATTAAACACGCGCTTGCCGATGGCAGTACTTTTTCTAAGTTTGTGATCCGTGATCAAGCGGGCCAAGTAGTTAGCTCAGTTGAATCAAGTCAACCCCTACCCATATTTGCTGAAATTGTAAATGCTACGTTTAACTCAATTCGCCCTCAATTTGCCGTTAACCAAGCATCTGATATAAAGGTTGAATTCACAATTAATGCGCATAATCTCGCAAGCTTATTACAACAGGCTCTATTTGTTGTTATTTTAATTTCAGGCTTGATTGCCCTACTTCCTATTATCTATATGAAGAGCATGTTCCGCCGCCTTAATCGTAAAATTAGCACTACAGTTGCAGATATAGTTGATATTTATATTAATCAAAACCAAATTGATGATGACCTAGAACAATCAATTGATACAACTAGCCTAAAAAAGTTAAGCAAAGATTTAATCCCTTCATTCAACCGCCTTTCTCACTTTTTACAAACTAAACACGACGATATTCAAAACAATGCGCTGAACATCAAAAAAGAAGCTTATAAAGATGTAGTGACTAACCTTGGCAACCGTAATATGTTTGTTGAGTACTACGAAAAGAATATCGAAAACGCAGAAAAAAGTACTTTTGGTTCACTTGCGATGGTTCGCTGTAGCGAGCTGCAAGCCATCAACCAAACTCGTGGTTACCAAAAAGGTGATGATTATGTTAAAAGCGTGGCCGATATAATTAAACATATCAGTGGTACTTATACTGGTAGCCAAGTGTTTCGTTTAAACAGCTCAGACTTTGCAGTTGTGTTGCCCAATACCCCACTAAAAGAAGCGGAACGTTTTGGTGATAACTTACAGTCTCGATTTACTCAGTATCAACAAAATCAAGAATTAAGCTCAGTCGCGAACACAGGTATTGTCGGTTACGAAAAAGGTAAACCTTTAGGAGAGTTATTATCTATTGTTGATAATGCGATGAGTATGGCGCAATCAAAGCAAGCTAACGCATGGCATGTTCAACGCGAGACTGACCTTGTAAATAATGCTAGCGCTGGTTTTGGTAACCAAAACTGGCGTAAAGTGATTAACGAAGTGATCGAAACCAAACGTGTTCACTTGGTCATGCAAAACATTATGCCAATTGGTAAAAGTGTGAAGGCCTATGCAGAGATTCAGGTTCGTTTCAAAACCGCAGAAAATCAAATGCTACCAACTGCCTCTTTTCTTGCTATGACCGAAAAGCTAGAAATGGCTATGGAAATTGACCGCTTAATCATTGACACCAGCTTAGAAAAAATTAAAACCCGTAATTTTTCTGAGAAATTCTTTGGAATCAATGTTACCGCATCAAGCGCCCATAATGATCAATTTGTGATCTGGCTTGAGCGCCGCCTACTAAAAGACAGTAATATCGCCTCTAAGCTTATATTTGAAGTGAGCGAGTTTGGCTTGCAACAAAATATTAAAGCAAGTAAGCGCTTTATCGATATGGTGCATCGTGTCGGTGCGCGTATCACTGTAGAGCGTTTTGGTGTTGGTTTAACGTCATTTAAATTCTTTAGAGATTTAAAACCTGATTTCATCAAAATGGATGCAAGTTATACCCGCGGCCTTGAAGAAGATAAAAATAATCAATATTTTATGCGCTTAATGGTTGATCTTGCCCACCGTATTGGAGTGAGTGTATTTGCTGAAGGTGTAGAGAGCCAAGAAGAAAAGCATATCATTGAAACTCTGTGTCTTGATGGTGTGCAAGGCTATTACATCGAAAAACCAAAAGACATTTAA
- a CDS encoding MATE family efflux transporter: MSVKPQSKTKPDLLNSPILPTLKKMTIPMIFGMITLMMFNLVDTFFISLLGTEPLAAVSFTFPVTFTVISLAIGLGIGTSAVIAKALGSDKLDEARFDASMSLLVSVVMVFSLSVMGYLLIDPIFKLLGAGELVLPLIHEYMSVWFLGSVFLITPMVGNSVLRASGDTKTPSIVMGGAGLINAILDPMLIFGFGPIPALGIQGAAIASVIAWSVAVVIILYILAIKNGLLSLHAGLQTPFSSIQKILKIGLPAAGANMLTPIAMAVITALVAKHGPEAVAAFGVGSRIESIASLVVLALSMTLPPFVSQNFGAGKFERVKEAYTKTLKFVMIWQFAIYILLLLTSGLIANVFGKEQAVMDVIKLFIYILPLSYGLQGVIILSNSSFNALHKPMNALILSVVRLFVFYVPFAYIGSEFAGLKGLFIGAAIGNLFTAVVAYRWFIKEVDGLSESYVKECHS, from the coding sequence ATGAGCGTGAAACCGCAGAGCAAAACTAAACCTGATCTTTTAAACTCACCCATTCTGCCAACCTTAAAAAAAATGACCATTCCGATGATCTTTGGAATGATCACCCTAATGATGTTTAACCTCGTTGACACCTTCTTTATTAGTTTACTAGGCACTGAACCTCTCGCCGCTGTCAGTTTTACCTTTCCAGTTACTTTTACTGTTATTAGCCTTGCAATTGGTTTAGGTATAGGCACTTCAGCGGTTATCGCTAAAGCCCTCGGTAGTGATAAGTTAGATGAAGCTCGCTTTGATGCCAGTATGTCATTGTTGGTATCGGTTGTGATGGTGTTTAGTCTTTCTGTGATGGGCTATCTTTTGATAGATCCTATTTTTAAGTTACTTGGTGCTGGTGAATTAGTATTACCGCTTATTCATGAGTATATGAGTGTATGGTTCCTTGGCAGCGTGTTTTTAATTACACCTATGGTTGGCAACTCAGTACTTAGAGCAAGTGGTGATACCAAAACTCCGAGCATTGTTATGGGTGGAGCGGGGCTGATTAATGCTATTTTAGACCCTATGCTTATTTTTGGCTTTGGGCCTATTCCCGCATTAGGTATACAAGGCGCAGCAATTGCCAGCGTTATTGCGTGGTCGGTTGCGGTGGTTATCATTTTATATATTCTAGCAATTAAAAATGGCTTATTGAGTTTGCATGCTGGTTTGCAAACACCATTTAGCTCAATTCAAAAAATTCTTAAAATTGGTTTACCAGCGGCTGGGGCAAATATGCTTACACCAATAGCAATGGCGGTAATTACGGCATTAGTGGCTAAGCATGGTCCTGAAGCTGTAGCAGCGTTTGGTGTTGGAAGTCGAATTGAGTCTATCGCAAGTCTTGTTGTGCTTGCTTTATCGATGACTTTACCGCCATTTGTTAGTCAAAACTTTGGTGCCGGTAAGTTTGAACGTGTAAAAGAAGCCTACACTAAAACCTTAAAATTCGTGATGATTTGGCAGTTTGCTATTTATATTTTACTGCTATTAACTTCTGGCTTGATAGCTAATGTATTTGGTAAAGAGCAGGCGGTAATGGATGTTATTAAGCTGTTCATTTATATCCTACCGCTCAGTTATGGCCTACAAGGGGTAATTATTCTATCGAACTCTTCATTTAACGCATTACATAAACCGATGAATGCGCTTATTTTAAGTGTAGTACGTCTGTTTGTTTTTTACGTGCCTTTTGCTTATATCGGCAGTGAGTTTGCTGGGTTAAAAGGGTTATTTATTGGCGCGGCTATAGGTAACCTATTTACTGCGGTGGTTGCCTATAGATGGTTTATCAAAGAAGTTGATGGGTTAAGTGAGTCTTATGTGAAGGAGTGTCATTCATGA